In one Platichthys flesus chromosome 3, fPlaFle2.1, whole genome shotgun sequence genomic region, the following are encoded:
- the ankrd39 gene encoding ankyrin repeat domain-containing protein 39, translating into MASDKQHCSCCSHPASSPSVYQTLDEMDFERGIWSAAMASDLERVKSLVQKGTDINVRDSSGYTALHYASRSGHLAVCKFLLDNGACASSQTPGGATPLHRSAYCGHLDVVRLLLHHRANPTLCDDDGATPLHKAAEQGHEEVCRLLVENCPALCSQKNKRLQLSHQLAQQGDLQELLKPPW; encoded by the exons ATGGCGTCTGACAAACAACATTGCTCGTGTTGCTCccatcctgcctcctctcccaGTGTTTACCAGACACTGGATGAAATGGATTTTGAACGAG gCATCTGGTCTGCTGCAATGGCCAGTGACCTGGAGAGGGTTAAGTCGTTGGTCCAGAAGGGCACAGACATCAACGTGAGGGACTCGTCCGGATACACAGCCCTG cACTATGCAAGTCGCAGTGGCCATCTTGCTGTGTGCAAGTTTCTTCTAGATAATGGTGCATGTGCGTCTTCGCAGACACCAGGTGGTGCCACGCCGCTCCATCGGTCAGCGTACTGCGGTCACTTGGACGTGGTCAGACTCCTCCTGCACCATAGGGCAAATCCTACGCTCTGTGATGACGACGGTGCAACCCCTTTACACAAG GCTGCAGAGCAGGGCCATGAAGAGGTGTGTCGGCTGCTTGTTGAGAACTGTCCAGCACTTTGCAGCCAGAAGAACAAGCGGCTCCAGCTGTCCCACCAGCTGGCACAGCAGGGAGATCTGCAGGAGCTCTTAAAACCCCCTTGGTGA
- the LOC133941998 gene encoding progonadoliberin-1, producing MHRNMAVKTLSVWLFLVGTLMPQHCCQHWSYGLSPGGKRELDSLSQTLGNVVEEFPRVDSPCSVLGGAEESPFAGIYRMKGFLDSITDRGNGRRTYKK from the exons ATGCACAGAAA TATGGCTGTGAAAACCTTGTCAGTGTGGCTGTTCCTCGTGGGGACGTTGATGCCTCAGCACTGCTGCCAGCACTGGTCATATGGACTAAGCccaggagggaagagggaactGGACAGTCTTTCTCAAACTCTGGGCAAT gtAGTTGAGGAGTTCCCTCGTGTGGACTCACCTTGCAGTGTTCTGGGTGGTGCAGAGGAATCACCTTTTGCTGGAATTTACAGAATGAAAGGATTCCTT gaCAGCATCACTGACAGGGGGAACGGACGCAGAACATATAAGAAATGA
- the kctd9a gene encoding BTB/POZ domain-containing protein KCTD9a, whose amino-acid sequence MRRVTLFINGTSKNGKVVAVYGTLSDLLSVASNKLGIKACSLYNGKGGLIDDIALIRDDDVLYVSEGDPFIGPQNEAKVRADLHGAHTDWLTLNIGGRLFTTTRSTLVSKEPESMLAHMFREKDVWGNKQDEHGAYLIDRSPEYFEPILNYLRHGQLIINEGINIRGVLEEARFFGIEQLAEQLEAAIKNSQPPEDHSPISRKELVRFLLATPTKSELRCQGLNFSGADLSRLDLRYINFKMANLSRCNLAHANLCCSNLERADLSGANLDGANLQGVKMLCTNAEGASLKGCNFEEPSGLKANLEGANLKGVDMEGSQMTGVNLRVATLKNAKLKNCNLRGATLAGTDLENCDLSGCDLQEANLRGSNVKGAIFEEMLTPLHMSQSVR is encoded by the exons ATGAGAAGAGTCACGTTGTTTATCAACGGGACGTCTAAAAATGGCAAG GTTGTAGCAGTGTACGGGACCTTGTCTGACTTACTATCTGTAGCCAGCAATAAGTTAGGGATCAAAGCCTGTAGTTTATACAATGGTAAAGGTGGTCTGATAGACGACATAGCCCTCATCAG AGACGACGATGTGCTGTACGTATCAGAGGGAGATCCATTCATCG GTCCTCAAAATGAAGCAAAGGTCAGAGCAGATCTGCATGGAGCTCACACCGACTGGCTGACCCTCAACATTGGCGGGCGCCTCTTCACCACCACCAG gagcaCCTTGGTAAGCAAAGAGCCGGAGAGTATGCTGGCTCATATGTTCAGAGAGAAAG ATGTGTGGGGGAACAAGCAGGACGAGCATGGGGCTTACCTTATCGACCGCAGCCCTGAGTACTTTGAGCCTATTCTCAACTACCTGAGACACGGTCAGCTCATCATCAACGAAGGCATAAATATAAGAG GTGTCCTGGAGGAGGCTCGGTTCTTTGGAATTGAGCAGTTGGCTGAACAGCTGGAAGCAGCAATCAAG AACTCACAGCCACCTGAGGACCACTCTCCCATTTCCCGTAAAGAGTTAGTTCGTTTTCTTCTGGCAACGCCCACCAAGTCCGAGCTCCGCTGTCAG GGACTTAATTTCAGTGGTGCCGATCTGTCCCGACTTGATCTGCGCTACATCAATTTTAAAATGGCCAATCTGAGCCGCTGCAACCTGGCTCACGCCAACCTGTGCTGTTCCAATCTGGAGCGGGCCGATCTCTCTGGAGCCAACCTGGAC GGTGCGAACTTACAAGGGGTGAAGATGCTCTGTACCAATGCTGAGGGAGCTTCTCTCAAAGGTTGTAATTTTGAAGAACCCTCTGGACTGAAGGCCAACCTGGAAG GTGCCAACTTGAAAGGAGTTGACATGGAAGGAAGCCAAATGACCGGTGTCAACCTGCGTGTGGCCACTCTGAAAAATGCAAAGCTGAAGAACTGTAACCTCCGGGGAGCCACTTTAGCAGGGACTGATCTCGAG aaTTGCGACCTGTCTGGCTGCGATCTACAAGAAGCCAACCTGAGGGGGTCCAATGTGAAAGGAGCCATTTTCGAAGAGATGCTGACCCCGCTGCACATGTCACAGAGTGTCAGATAA